DNA from Saccharomyces cerevisiae S288C chromosome V, complete sequence:
CTGACAAACCAAGTTCAATCAGACCCAGGTGCTTCTGCATTATTTGCCTCGGCAGATGGTAGGAAACCAATTGGAGGGCACGTTCTGGCACATGCGTCAGCAACAAGGATTTTGTTGAGAAAAGGGCGTGGTGACGAAAGAGTTGCCAAGTTACAAGATTCCCCAGATATGCCTGAAAAAGAATGTGTCTACGTAATTGGTGAAAAAGGTATTACCGATTCAAGTGACTAGTTTTTGTAtacttttttaatgaagatGACATTGCTCCTTTattaaacttttcttttactttgtgttactaatattattaatatcTTGTTATGATTCTTTGTTTTAGCAGCtccaaaagaaaggaaTATTATAATATAATTGTTGTAATtcggaaaaaaaatattaaattACTATGGTGCATATGCGTATATAAAATTGAGCATTACCTAACGCCATATATTACTATCTAAAGTCCTCACAGATGAtgtgttttcaaaatcaaatgatTGGAGctcctcatcatcatccCCGGTAAACTGCTCGGTTTCAGATCCATTATCCAGATACCTCAACGGGCTAGTGTACGCAATTGAAGGGTACctataaaataaagtacGTTCCTCTTTCAACTGAAAAAACCCCCGATAATCCCTTGACAAGAAATAATACATAATATAATCTCGCTTTCTGACAAGACTTTTCAGTTCTTGGTACTCTAATTCCCGTTCGAAAACCGGATATGTGCCAGCAATTTCGTCAGTTATTATAGCGTTTATAATAGCCTCGTAGTCATCGGGCTCAATTCTATTTTCGTAGTTGAACAGACGGTAAAAAGGGCTACAGTCATAATTATGCTCGCATTCCTCGAGAATAATATCTGAATCAGATTGTAAATGTATGATATTTCTTGGCGTTACAACAATAGAATCCTCAGGCCCTGATATTTTCTCTATAGATGGGGAATCCGGTATATAGTCAAGGTTGATATCTGTTAATTCATTTGAATTTAGGTTAGCGCGAGCTTCAATTTCGTTAGGCTTCTTGAAATTTGCCTTAACTGGGATTTGCTTTGCCAATTTTTTGTCATCTAGCTTTTTTCTATGATTGAAATTTAGGTCACGAAGCCTTATATGTTCAAGATCCTTGGATTTTGTAGCagctttttcctttatcaAGAAACTGCTTGACTTCTTTTGCGAAAAAGGGTGGGTTTGATTTTCATCTTGATGCAACCTCTCATCGACATCCATTTTGTCACTGTGTCTGAGAATCTATACTTCAGGGCCTGCTACAAGAAGTAGAAACTAAAATACAATGTTACAAATGCGAGAAGGGTTTTTTTTATGATCATGAGTGACCGCAATAAAATCTTTCGAAGCTTTTTCGAATattttaacattttttctctATAGCTTCTTTGTGGCATCGCCCATGGGATCAAACCATACTGGTTTCTTTGTAAAACAGGCGCAAAATATAGAAACtcagaaaaagagaaaacgAGTAGtggaaaaatttatcaGCCATTTATGCGACGCATCCGTTTGACTGATCTACCTATTTAAAACAGAAACCTACGTTGAAAAGTTATTTTTCCAACACATTACTGGATCTCATCAAATTGCCAATGTAATCTTCTAGATAatcattttcttgctttAGTTGCTCACACACCTCTTGCTGCTCTAAGGTTTTATTCCACAACAAGTCTAATGTATCCTTCAGAAGTTTGGTTTGGCGCATCATCCTCTCATTTTTTGTTCCAGCTTCTCTTTCGCCAAGATTAACTTCAGAGGATGGCTGCTTGCCCGTCGGCGAGCCAGTACTAATGTTCTCCGCTGACATTGTCCtatttgtttgtttgcTATTATAATTTATCTAGTCAACAACTTCGCAGATCTACAAACTGGTCCTTAAGATGTTTTATTGAAGacatcattttttatttttttaagcAGAACGTGCTGTGCTCTCCCTTTTGGGCCTTTTTAcgattttcaaaaaaattggtcTCTAGCGGGATCGAACCGCTGATCCCCGCGTTATTAGCACGGTGCCTTAACCAACTGGGCCAAGAGACCTGTAATCTGTGTTAAACCTGCATAAATTATGAAATCATAGCAACGTTTCAAATACTTCAGATGCCCCCATCCCTTCGTGTagatgatgaaatgaaACTCTAGAATATCATCCATTTAGTAGCATTCTTGCTGCTGGTATAGTATCATATGAGATCTAGGAAGATGAAATGAAGCTTGAGAAAGAGTTAGCAAGTTtaatggaagctgaaatgcaagaattgataatgtaatgGGAAAATGAAGCATATAAAACGATAGGAaaaataatcgtaatattattgTATGCAAATACCGATTAAATTTGAGGATCCCTATACCCTTGAGGAGAAGTTCTAGTATGTTCTGTATACATAGTATTGAAGCCtctatcaacaatggaatcccgATAATTATCACAAAATTCACACAAACCTCAGATAAACGTAACAGTATTAGCATACATAATTATACCCAGGCTTCTCCCACAGTGCGCATGATTCGCTACgaaatcatcaatttcaCATAATATTGAGATTGcatttgtttttgtttcttgcGTTGTCACTTTTAATTCTGCTGTATTATCAACTCCTGCACTTAGCTTCTGCAAGATAAAATGACGACTTGAGCATCATTCTCAGATTCAGTTGAAAGTTGCTGACGATTTTCAGGGGTCCCATTTCTAGTAAAACGACATTAGAcatatactagaagttctcctcaaAAGATACAGGAATCAATAAAAGAGAATCGGCAATTCTAAATAgcatattattattacttcTTTTGCTTTGTAAGTTGTAATTTACaatcctattacattatcgTTTCTTGATTTCAACTTCCATTAGATTTGATTATGACTGCCATCATTTTGGGTCACCGTACGTGAACATTGGTTTGCAACAGGAATAAAAGTCTTGAGATGTTGTACTCTGAgcaaataaacaaaaggaaTTCTTTCTAATATTTCACAAAACtgatttccaaaaatgtcTCTAAGTACTCCATTAGCGACACATTTTacatttcatttatttaaCATAATACCTTATTTAAAGATTGATTAATTTTCGATGAGGCATACCCCTTGGcagaaaaggaacaaaCTCACAAAGTGCACAAAGAGTTTATAAAGAAACTAAGAAAAGTaaggaagagaaagagaCCGTACCAGCAAGGCCAAGATGTTTAAAAGAATCGCAATAGCCCAGATAAGAACGTATACAAATGGCGTTGTTTTCAAGACAGCCTCTAAACccaaaagaagatggaTTCCATGGACAATTTTTGGGGGAAGTTTTCTTGGAGGGTGGTACTTGACACAGCATATGACGTTCACGGACTTACTAGCTTATTGGAGATATGATGCCCTACCCAAGAACGCAGATGAAGTCGTCAAATATCACGCTGATCTGAATAGACGTTTAAATGGCCTACCCATAGTAAAACAGTTGGAGAATGCTGGTTTTGTACAAGTGATTGCTAATGAAGAGGAGAACTTGTTAGTGTCAAGGGCATTAAATACACCAGGTGGCGTCGCTATACCACCAAGAGTTTACTACAACCCCAGTAGGCGTGAAACTGTCGGGCTATACCATTTAGGAATGAAACTTACTGGTTATCCTTTCTTAATTCACGGAGGCATTTTAGCAACAGTTATTGAAGATTTAATGAAGGAGGCCATTAGACTCgaaaaaggaacaaaaaatataaaccaAGAAACCAAGAATTTGAGTATCTCGTACAAGTTCCCCACGTTAGCTAATCAATTTGTTGTAGTAAGAACCACCGATCTTCAGCAATACGGTAACAAAACTAAATTAAAGGCTGAACTTATGGACCAAAGTGGCAACAGGACATTGGTCAAAGCTAATGCCACGTTTTCTAGCGAACAAGGGaatccaaaagaagaaaaatagatTTGCCGTCtacttatttatttatttatttatttatacaATAGCTGTACCatgtaaataatacatatatgaaattattgaaacCAATGTATGGATCCATCTCCGCATACTATACAATCCATGGAATAATCATGTTTTTCTAAAGGAATTGGAGAGGCCACCTGTTCCATAAGACATAGTCCAACTAGGAGGGGCTTTTGGCCTTCATGCAGTATCTTATACCGTTGGAAAAAATCGTCATAATACCCAGCACCGTGACCCATCCTTGCACCAGTTTTAATATCAAACGCCACTCCAGGCACCAATACGACATCTAGAATATCTGATTCCTCAATATGCGGTTCAGGCTCTTTTAGTTGATATGGACCTTGAGGCTTCAAATCACGAACCATTTTCAAACTACTCATTCGATGGAATATTAAATGTGGATGATGATCTTCCCGTAATTTGAAGTGTTTCGATTCAGAAGTATGAGTACATCTTGGCAGAAAGACCTCCTGGCCATCTTGAAATAAATTCTTAATGATTTCTCCAGTCGTTACTTCTCCTTTATCCATGCTCATATAACACGCTACACGCCTAGAATTGGCGGAAGCGATCAATGAGCGTACTGCTTGAGAAATAGTATGCGACTCTGCAGCGATAATATCGTAGTCAAGAGCATTTATTACCCTTTTGATTTGACGTCTCAGTAATTGCTTAGTGGccattaattttttgtagCTATATAAAGATAGCGTAGCTGACAgtaatttttatttttgccaTTTCAATGATTAAATATTATTCGGAAGAAATCTGagaaaattatatatatccTTCAAGAGAATGAAGCTGCTAACTGATTAATAAAAACAGCTTTAATCACAAATCTCTCACGACATGAAATAAAACACCCTTGCAAACAGATGTGGAAGACTGATTGCCACAAAGCTTCGGGCTCGCAAGCAGAATGGTTTTCAGGAAGTGACTTACTAAGCTCGAATATTGTCCTAGATAGCAAACAGGCCTTTGATGGAATCAGTTTGTCTCCTGAAggtttttttgaaataaaatgatAAATGAGAATAGCAGACCAGTTCTACGGGTAGGATTGAGATATAAAACGAGAAAGGCACTCTCTCACTGAaaagtaatgaaaaattatcagaACTCCAATCTGCTGTCTTTACATCCTCGAGAATATCGCTAAGCTATCGATACTACGAATGATCCAGATACGACAGTCTTCGCTGGCGATCTTTTTGGACTAAATTTGCTCACTGATACACTAAAAAGCCTACGCAACTACACAAAGGTAAGAAACCACAATCGCTACCCATTAATCCTTATTGGCATTGTAGCCCCATATAATAGAAGTGAAAGAGTAACATTGCGCCATTTTTCGCTACTAAATAACCTCAAGAAATGTGTCCAGCTTATGGTTCCCATAGAGCGAGAATATATGACTTAAAGCATATCCCTGAGTGGGTTGCACTGGTACACACTCTGTGATGGTGGAGCACATTAATTaaaactcaaaaaaattatcacGATATGGACAAAAATCTAAATGGGCAAGTATCTCTCACAAAAAGACCTCACGTATTTTATGAAATTACAAATTGACGTATTTCAACCTTGTTTACTCTAAAGTTCCCCCATATAGCATAGGGGTGCTTTGGGTTTATTTAATCGTCAAATATAGTCCGATTTGTCTCATTATTCTTGTGtcggaaaaaaatttattgaagCGACTACTACCTAGATATTCTGCAATTTTTCCTATAATATAATATGCCTCACCCCAATCAGTCCCTCTTTATGACAAGAAATAAGACTACAGTGTTACATCAGATACTCCACATTCCCCCTATCGAAACCCAACAAGAGCGCTATCTCTTATACAACATTTCACAAAAAACATGTGATATGCTTTCAATTGATCCtatcaatatcaaaattatcATTCTCACTGCATTATCCTTCATTTTCGTTAGTGCGCATCCTCCATTTTGGGACGTGTCTACCAAATAAAGAATGATGCGAGATACAAAGTAGGTGATAACATCAGAACCCGGTGTTAGAATGCAAGGTATAatcagcaaaaaaaaaaaaaatgtgtaaaaaaaaaaggtcGGTTACCAGCTTTACTAAATGTTTTCTATTGAATAAAATCATAGAATTCCATAAGTGACTGTGACATTTTCCACCCAGTTGATACAGTTCAATGAATTCTCACTGCAGCTATATTTTGGATGCTTCTCCACTTTGTAATATACATTGTGATGTTTCTTTGATGAAAgatataaaatattaaaaaaagttgattcTTACATCTCATCTTTGTCATAAAAATCCTCTGGAATGGCACCTTAGAATTTCTAGGCACAGGAAACTATTCGATTTTTCTAATATATGAATCTAAGTCAAATTCAATATCTATGTTATTTCAGAAAGTGGAGTAGGTGTGCTTTTAAGAGAACGGATTTATGACGGAAAACTAGGTTAAATAGACGAAGAAAAGCTGAAGTAATTATCGTTTTGCTGAAACTTTCAGGATAATCCCTATCATAATATATTCCTATCAAGCGATGAGCAACGGAAAGCTGTGAATTGTGAATGTAACAACAAGACTATGTGAAGCAATTTTTAAGAGTTATTTCATTTAGCAATCTTTTGAGACCCGAAATACTCAAAGAACGATAAAATCGTGGGACGAATAATTAGACTAGCAACAATAAAAGGAGTAAATACAACTAGATTTGTGAGTGTGTGTAATTGCGTGTAGCTTGAAAGACTTACCACAGTGGTATCAACACCATACTCGAATCGTTCTAGATCTTgcataaaaaaaggacatTTACTTTTACTTACTAGTTATGAGCCACCTTTGATTTCATGGTACAGCCCATAACCTTCCTGAAAGCGGTGCATAACGTAAGGGACTAGATTAGAATCACAAAACCTTTTATTGCATTCTACAGTATTCGTCTAAATCAAGGGATTTTATTTCCTAATTGAAAGTGATCAATTGTTTAGGTGCATACTTGGTTTTTACTCTCCGAGGTTTTCTTTAGTAATACCAAATTCAGTGTCCTCCCAAAATAGATTGAGAAGGTCTGGTAGAGATTCTGCAGTCACAAAATTTTCGAGGCTACAAAAGTCCATGCCAACTGAAACACTGGTGCTGCTGGGTGACAACTTCTCATAACAAGCAccttcttgattttttcccTGTACGCCAATAACTCTATTATTCACCAAATCACCCATTTCCCTATCAAGAATGCTGAGAATTTCTTTACGGAAGCTTGATTCTTTGTGTTCGCCTATAATATTCCTGTACCAGATACATTCAATGTCCAACGCAGCTTGACCAGCATCTGAGCAAGCCTGgccatattttttcaattcacAAAACAGCGATTCCTTAGCCATTTTCTGTGAACGTGTGTACATCTGACAGCAGATGCGTGTTAGGATGAAAGAAACCGCTGTTCCATTTTCCAACTTTTTAGAGAAGGCGTTGTTGCCCTTGAAATTAACATTGCCAGAGCTCACAAATAAGTCATTATATGAGGCTATCATGCGGCACATCAAGGATAAATAACATATCGAGTTCCTTCTAGGGGTCTCGATAAAATTCAAGGTAATATTCATCAAGATGGCATATATGAACCACGAACAACGGAAAATATAGAACGTATCTTCGTGCTTGAGAACATCCGTCAAAATATCTACAGATGCTTCAAAGGTTTGAAGCCTGATGTCCTTTACGCAGGAATCAAGTTCAATTCTCTCTCTTTCTTGTAGAAGATTTTGTATCCTTAAAATTAAACTCTCCATTCCCTGAAAACAACAAACCTTTGCAAATCCGAAATGGGTGTATAGTTCAAATACATTACTATTTTCAGAATATTGTTTGAGGAAAGGGATTAGTTTGTCTTGTATGcactgaaaaattttacatatttttgaaaactctACCATAAGCTGTCGTGCGGTTCCATTTAGGTCTTTAGCGTTAGGAGTTGCAAATAATCTGTAGTCTGTAAAGTGTCGATTATAAAGCAAACCAGAGAATACCGCTGTAATAATTTTCGTTAATAGAATATAGCCGAAAGAGATACAAATATCAAACTTACTTGGGTCGAGCTCCACCAAGTTTATTAAAGTAAAACAGTCCATCGAATCATCTACCCCTAATCCAACCACATCCTTGGGAAAGAGACACGAAGTCATTTCATGTGGTATCAATGGCTGCTTACCGGTGACCAATGAATACCATCTATCCCACCAGTAGCAGTCCCACCATAACTTACGATATTCTTCGGCAGTGTCCTCATCCTGACCAATATAATATTCCCAACGATTCAAACCAGCATCCAAACTTCGCCTGGACATCGTGGAAATAATTCTTCCCAGCACAAAAGGATCGTCTATCCAATATCTGTGTTTCATCAACGAGACTAAGCCCTTTAAAATAGTCAAGTCGTACATTGTCGAAAATAGGgatctttcaaaatattcaagaCAGAgacaaaaaatcaactcATCTTgctcaagaaaatatttcaaaggaagtaattttttggaaCTTTTACGATCCAACGCCTTGTGGTGCTGTTCCATCAATTGTACTCCGTACATAAACCAGTCTGTTGgtttattgaatttgattGTTTGGTTAATGTTTGTATTTCCTTTGATTTCATTCGATATATTTGACATAATGTGTTGAATAAGTACGTCGTTCCCACATGAAAGTCCGTTTAGCTTTGAATAATACTCTAAAGGAGATATCGAAGTTACTTTAGGACCAGCATGGCTAGCAGAGCTAGCGTCAagaaacttcaaaaataaatagataGTTTCTCTCGTCTCCCTATCATTCGAACatgaaatcaattttttagtTATCCAGCTAATACCCGTAGAGGCAAAATATAGCAACGGTGAATAGACCCCAAAGTACATACTGACATTTTGTGCAGTATTGCTTTCAAAAGCGTTGGAGAACCTATTCAAAGATTTTGACTGTTTCCCGATAATTTCTGTTTCTATCGATTTCAGGCCACCATACGAGCTAATTTCCTTACTGTCCAGATTGAGGTAAAGCTGAGgttgtattttttcaagctCAGTGCAAATGTTTGCTAGGCCTTTCTGTAAAGAGGCCGGTGCGCTTGGAGGTAACTGTGCCTTCAATTTTGCTATGCTGCACTTAGCATTATCCAAATCATTACTGAGACTACCAGtataattgaaaaaagccTCAATCGGTTCACGAAATTGATTTCTATACGTACATTTTGATTGAGACCCAATACACCCAAAACATGGCTTCTTACTGTTGCACTTAATCTTTTTCCTATGGCATCTATCACAGGCCTTGGTTACCCTAGATTTTTGTTTGGCTAATCCTCTTTTTGCTGCCATctcaataaaatataaaaagctaaaaagcttaaaatttaaacaacaataatgtCGTTAACCTAATGCGCTTATTCGATGAGATTTGGATTTGCTTCTAGCTTAtagaaaggaagaaagtTTTTACTGTTCAAAGCAcacatcaaaaaaattattacccAGCCTTTCAAACAAACAAAGTACTCCAAAATAgttatttttgaatactAGCAAACCAACCAatcactttttttgttggaTTATCAAATAAGCCTAATCAGGTCTTTCATGCAGCGTTGAATCCAGGTTACTTCACCGCACCTTAAGTTAAGATCAGGACAGTATCGGCTGTTCCTGAGAAACCAGCCATATTCAAGTTTCGGTATCCTAACCGTTGATATTGTCCTTATTTGTCGACCTTCAAATATTGTGGCTGCCATGTATATGAGCGCCTCGATCTATTATGACTAAGCCATGCGATTGTCGTGTAATGGTATCGCGCATACTGAAGGTTTCAGCCCTGTTTTGATGTGCCGCGGCAAAGTGGTTTTTCTCCATACAGGATGAAGTGTTTCTTTCCCCATGCCGCGGCAAGCTCATCCTAAATAAATCTCAACTTTTCAACTAAATGTacttcaattgaacaaatgCCAAGACCTCAAATGAATCAGTATAAAAGCACCTACCGAATCAATTGTGGGATGTATAGTCTCTTGCCTCAAAATGTCCAGGATAGTAGGTTAATAGTGTCCAATTACATAGCTACTTAATCTTTTATTGTCCATCAACGTTCCAAAATGTCCACAACTGATTCGGGGTTCGTACTTTACCACTATACGCCAAGTAAAGCGGCTGCAATCGTATTTGTCGTACTCTTCATTATAATGACAGTCATTTTTGCCGTTCAAACTTTATATGCTGCGAGAAAATCTTCTAAggcattgaaaaataatccATTTGAGTCATCTGATGATAAGGTCGATAGTCTTGAGGATGCTGAATACAAGCAACTAAAAATCACACCCACAGTTTTTGCGTTTATACCTTTCTTCACTGGCTGCATCATGGAAGCTGTCGGGTATATCGGGAGGGCTCTATCCAGTTCCAATCCTGAAAGAACGACCCCATATATTATCCAATCTGTTCTTTTATTAGTCGCTCCAGCACTAATAGCTGCGACGATTTATATGATTTTTGGAAGGTTATTACATGTTATGAGGTGCCAatctttaattttgatttctgCACGCTTTGGTACGACTTTCTTTGTTGTGGGAGATGTGtttagtttctttttacaAGCTGCAGGTGGCGGACTAATGTCTAAGGCAGGATCAACGAAGACTGGTTCAGGACTCATAACTGCGGGTCTTTTTGTACaggtaattttttttggatttttcattatcaatgAGATAAGATTCACAGTAAATGTTAAAAGGAGATGCTTATTTTACGAAGATATTTCCAGAAAGTGGATCTTTGTGAATGCTACCCTATTATTAAGCAGTATGTTGATCCTACTACGTTCAATTGTCCGAATAGTTGAATTTATTCAGGGATTCAATGGCTATATAATCTCTCATGAGTATTTCATATATGTCTTCGATGCTGTACCTATGTTATTGGTAATAATAGCATTTAGTGTGGGATCCTTTTTCGGCAACGTATTCGATGTTATAAAGGAGTGTCAAACGTTAAGTAATTAGATAATATatatcaaattttgatttctatGTAGTGCAGCCAATCAATTTTAACTTCAtttagaataaaaatctttCCTCTTCTGCTTTGAAGCCATTAAAACGAAAGATCTAGGCGGTACTATTTCTCCATTCTCAGCCGTACAATCATGCACCGAAAAGGAAGGCAATGTATTGAATTTTTCGCCGagaacaaaatatttgtaAACACTCGTTAGATTCCGCATTGTTAAGTGGCATCACAAACACAATCAAGATTAAGAGAAAAGTAGCTCGTTGAGAAAGATTCTTGTACATATCGGGATACTTCTGAAGTCTaataaaacattcaaaTAAAGACAGACTGGATAAAAGATTCCTGAACGTCAAAACTTATATCTTCTTGTCCCTTGGAATGTCTCTCTGCTCTTATATTGTTGCTGTTGAGTGGTCTCATGACAATAAAGTATGTCACTGAATTGAAGACTACTGAACCATGGCAGCTAATACAATCACGCCCATCCAGAAAAGTGTCGTGTGgcgaaaatttttgttcaCGTTGAACAGAGGGTACTGATTTCAAAGTGCTCTTAAGTCGTAATGACGGCCCTAATAATGATTTCCAGACCCTTTGGAAGgagtttcttctttaagtACTGCCCTCCCTGATCTATATTTGTAGGAAATTTTTAAAGTACCTAGCCTTTTTCTCAGTCACGGCTGTAGAGTGTACACAGAGCCTTTGAAGTTTGGTGCTTTACGAAATTAAAGCAGTCACCTATGTCATTTAGCTACAAAAAACTCGTCTAGAAGAACAGCACATCGGCCTCCTATATCGGTACTCATCACAGAATCAATGTATAGTATGTGTCAAGGAGAATGTATTAACGCCAAATTAAAGGCACACTAACATGTAATGAAGCTGGtgttatatattttttttcaattgacGTGAAACTCAGTGTCttagaattattttttagttcAAAGAGTACGGCTATTGAAGTGAGCCACAATGTCATTTAGCTTTATAAACACAAGAGTAAAAGTGCGCTTGTCTTCGCCTCAATGAATTAATGGAGCAGAAAATTTCTTAACGGTCAGCAATACttgaaaataattttaGCAGTTCAAACTTTCGTTGTTATCTTGATACTGAACTCTCCTTAGTATTCATATAAATGATTCTATTTAATAGTCCCCTCCGCAGGGTAATTTTAAGGCcttcttttatttccaaAGGAATTAGTATATAGCATATAATATAATTTATCACCA
Protein-coding regions in this window:
- the ISC10 gene encoding Isc10p (Meiosis-specific MAPK inhibitor; binds Smk1p during meiosis I; links APC/C-Ama1 to Smk1p activation; required for sporulation; transcript is induced 7.5 hr after induction of meiosis; Isc10p is ubiquitylated and degraded in an Ama1p-dependent manner upon completion of meiosis II), which translates into the protein MDVDERLHQDENQTHPFSQKKSSSFLIKEKAATKSKDLEHIRLRDLNFNHRKKLDDKKLAKQIPVKANFKKPNEIEARANLNSNELTDINLDYIPDSPSIEKISGPEDSIVVTPRNIIHLQSDSDIILEECEHNYDCSPFYRLFNYENRIEPDDYEAIINAIITDEIAGTYPVFERELEYQELKSLVRKRDYIMYYFLSRDYRGFFQLKEERTLFYRYPSIAYTSPLRYLDNGSETEQFTGDDDEELQSFDFENTSSVRTLDSNIWR
- the SLO1 gene encoding Slo1p (Protein interacting with Arl3p; Arl3p is a GTPase of the Ras superfamily involved in vesicle-tethering at the Golgi; putative ortholog of human SCOCO), with protein sequence MSAENISTGSPTGKQPSSEVNLGEREAGTKNERMMRQTKLLKDTLDLLWNKTLEQQEVCEQLKQENDYLEDYIGNLMRSSNVLEK
- a CDS encoding uncharacterized protein (Mitochondrial hypothetical protein; conserved among S. cerevisiae strains; extensively overlaps a Ty1 LTR; YER181C is not an essential gene), with product MLILLRLSEVCVNFVIIIGIPLLIEASILCIQNILELLLKGIGILKFNRYLHTIILRLFFLSFYMLHFPITLSILAFQLPLNLLTLSQASFHLPRSHMILYQQQECY
- the FMP10 gene encoding Fmp10p (hypothetical protein; the authentic, non-tagged protein is detected in highly purified mitochondria in high-throughput studies) — its product is MFKRIAIAQIRTYTNGVVFKTASKPKRRWIPWTIFGGSFLGGWYLTQHMTFTDLLAYWRYDALPKNADEVVKYHADLNRRLNGLPIVKQLENAGFVQVIANEEENLLVSRALNTPGGVAIPPRVYYNPSRRETVGLYHLGMKLTGYPFLIHGGILATVIEDLMKEAIRLEKGTKNINQETKNLSISYKFPTLANQFVVVRTTDLQQYGNKTKLKAELMDQSGNRTLVKANATFSSEQGNPKEEK
- the FAU1 gene encoding 5-formyltetrahydrofolate cyclo-ligase (5,10-methenyltetrahydrofolate synthetase; involved in folic acid biosynthesis), whose translation is MATKQLLRRQIKRVINALDYDIIAAESHTISQAVRSLIASANSRRVACYMSMDKGEVTTGEIIKNLFQDGQEVFLPRCTHTSESKHFKLREDHHPHLIFHRMSSLKMVRDLKPQGPYQLKEPEPHIEESDILDVVLVPGVAFDIKTGARMGHGAGYYDDFFQRYKILHEGQKPLLVGLCLMEQVASPIPLEKHDYSMDCIVCGDGSIHWFQ
- the TOG1 gene encoding Tog1p (Transcriptional activator of oleate genes; regulates genes involved in fatty acid utilization; zinc cluster protein; deletion confers sensitivity to Calcufluor white, and prevents growth on glycerol or lactate as sole carbon source), producing the protein MAAKRGLAKQKSRVTKACDRCHRKKIKCNSKKPCFGCIGSQSKCTYRNQFREPIEAFFNYTGSLSNDLDNAKCSIAKLKAQLPPSAPASLQKGLANICTELEKIQPQLYLNLDSKEISSYGGLKSIETEIIGKQSKSLNRFSNAFESNTAQNVSMYFGVYSPLLYFASTGISWITKKLISCSNDRETRETIYLFLKFLDASSASHAGPKVTSISPLEYYSKLNGLSCGNDVLIQHIMSNISNEIKGNTNINQTIKFNKPTDWFMYGVQLMEQHHKALDRKSSKKLLPLKYFLEQDELIFCLCLEYFERSLFSTMYDLTILKGLVSLMKHRYWIDDPFVLGRIISTMSRRSLDAGLNRWEYYIGQDEDTAEEYRKLWWDCYWWDRWYSLVTGKQPLIPHEMTSCLFPKDVVGLGVDDSMDCFTLINLVELDPSKFDICISFGYILLTKIITAVFSGLLYNRHFTDYRLFATPNAKDLNGTARQLMVEFSKICKIFQCIQDKLIPFLKQYSENSNVFELYTHFGFAKVCCFQGMESLILRIQNLLQERERIELDSCVKDIRLQTFEASVDILTDVLKHEDTFYIFRCSWFIYAILMNITLNFIETPRRNSICYLSLMCRMIASYNDLFVSSGNVNFKGNNAFSKKLENGTAVSFILTRICCQMYTRSQKMAKESLFCELKKYGQACSDAGQAALDIECIWYRNIIGEHKESSFRKEILSILDREMGDLVNNRVIGVQGKNQEGACYEKLSPSSTSVSVGMDFCSLENFVTAESLPDLLNLFWEDTEFGITKENLGE
- the PUG1 gene encoding Pug1p (Plasma membrane protein involved in protoprophyrin and heme transport; roles in the uptake of protoprophyrin IX and the efflux of heme; expression is induced under both low-heme and low-oxygen conditions; member of the fungal lipid-translocating exporter (LTE) family of proteins) — protein: MSTTDSGFVLYHYTPSKAAAIVFVVLFIIMTVIFAVQTLYAARKSSKALKNNPFESSDDKVDSLEDAEYKQLKITPTVFAFIPFFTGCIMEAVGYIGRALSSSNPERTTPYIIQSVLLLVAPALIAATIYMIFGRLLHVMRCQSLILISARFGTTFFVVGDVFSFFLQAAGGGLMSKAGSTKTGSGLITAGLFVQVIFFGFFIINEIRFTVNVKRRCLFYEDISRKWIFVNATLLLSSMLILLRSIVRIVEFIQGFNGYIISHEYFIYVFDAVPMLLVIIAFSVGSFFGNVFDVIKECQTLSN